CCCCTCCGCCCGCGGCGGGATCGAGCGCGTGGAACCGCACCGCGGCCGCGCCGCGCCTCGCGCTCGCGACCGGCGCATCGGCCGCCGATCCTTCGCGCGTTCTCGCCTTCTCGATCGACGCGGCAGGGCTCGTGGAGGCCGTTCGGGCGGACGGGGCCCTCGCGTGGAGCGCCGAGACGGGGTTCGCGCCGCCCTCGGTCGCGAGCCGATACGAAGACCGCGCGTTCGCGTTCGTCGCCACGCTCGGCGGCGGCCCCTCGGCGATCGCGTCCCCGCCCGTCCGGGCGCTCTACGTCGGGTCGGGCGGCGCCTTCGCGCGGCTCGATCCCTCCACGGGGGCCGAAGCGTGGCGCCTCGAGCGCGGACCGTCCGGGACGCCGTACCTCGTCGGCCTCGTCGCCGCGGACCGCGTCGGCGCGGACGCCTTCGAGGGCGTCCTTGCGGCGTGGAGCGACGGCCACGTCACGGCGCACGAGGCCACGACGGGCGCGACGCTCTGGTGGCAAGCGGCGGAGGCCGGCGTCGCGAGCGCCTTCGCCGAGCCGCGCATCCGGCTCCTCGGCTACGCGGCCGACCCCGCCCCGCCCGCGCCGCCCGCCGCCCCGCGGGACCGCGTCGTCATCGTCGGGGTCGATGGCGCCGTCGCGGCCTGGGATGCGGCCGACGGCGCGCCGGCGTGGACGGTCGCGAAGCCCGCGGGCGAGATGGCGCGCGTCACGGCCGCGCACGCCGCGCGCGACGTCGCGCGGGGCGAGCTCGTCGCGCTCGCGACGGACCGCGGTCACCTGCGGGTCGTGCGCGGCGCGACGGGCGGGGTCGACCACGACCTCCGTCTCGACGATCTCCTCCACGAAGCCTCGCCCGCCCAGGCGTGCGCCGCGCCGCCACGGCAATACCAGCTGAGCCCCCAGGTCCGCGACGCCTGCGGTCGCGCGAGTCCGGCTTCGAGCGCCCGCGCGCTCCACTGGTGGACCCCCTCGAGCGACGGGATGCCGCGCGCGCCCGGTTCGTCGAAGCTCGCGCTCGCCGCCGTCATCGAAAGCTGGACGGGAGAGCGCTCGCTCGTGAACCTCACGGGCGCCGTCGGCGGCGGCGGTCTTGCGTGGTCGGTGCCGCTCGCGCCGACGGTGAACGCGACCGCGATGGCGCACGCCCTCGCGCGGGATGCGCTCTCGGGAGCGGGGGACGCCGTCATCCTCGTCGCGACCGCGGACGGCCGGGTGATCGCCGTTCGACCGCACGAGGTCGAAACCGCCCCCGTTCCCGCGCCGTCGTGGGAGCGCCAGGTGTCGGCGCTCCCCCAGGGGAGGAGCGTCTACCAGATCCGCGTCCCGAACACGGCGTTCTTCGGCGCGCATCTCGTCGTCGCCTCGCTGGAATGGACGAGCGCGACGGGCGCAAGGCACGTCGCCCGGCTCGCGTCGACCTTCGACGTCGTCACGATCGCGGGAGACGAAGGCGTCAACGCCTACAACGTGGAGCTCCGCGCGTGGCTACCCGAATGGCGTTGAGGGCCGCGCGCGTGCGAGCTAGCCTCTCATCGAGTCGCGGTACTTCTCCCAGTCCGCATCGAACGTCTCGTAGTCGTCGGTGAGCTCCTCGCCGGGCTCGATGTCGCGCCGCGCGATCGTCGCGCCCGCGTGGCTCTGGCAGTTCGGCTTCTTCGAGTGGTTCATGAAGCGCGCATCGTCGCCGCAAAGGACGATCCATTCTCCTTCGCGATAGCCATAGACCGCGGCGTAGCGTTGCACGTGATCGGGCTGCTTCGCGAGGTCGTCGACGCGGATGCGCTGGTCGATGGGCGGGTCGAAGTCCCAGACGACGGTGCCGGCGGGGATGCGTTCGACCGCGAAGATGCCGAGCCCATGGATGCTGCTCGGTCCGAGACGGGTGGGCACACGGAGCACGTT
The nucleotide sequence above comes from Candidatus Thermoplasmatota archaeon. Encoded proteins:
- a CDS encoding PQQ-binding-like beta-propeller repeat protein; translation: PPPAAGSSAWNRTAAAPRLALATGASAADPSRVLAFSIDAAGLVEAVRADGALAWSAETGFAPPSVASRYEDRAFAFVATLGGGPSAIASPPVRALYVGSGGAFARLDPSTGAEAWRLERGPSGTPYLVGLVAADRVGADAFEGVLAAWSDGHVTAHEATTGATLWWQAAEAGVASAFAEPRIRLLGYAADPAPPAPPAAPRDRVVIVGVDGAVAAWDAADGAPAWTVAKPAGEMARVTAAHAARDVARGELVALATDRGHLRVVRGATGGVDHDLRLDDLLHEASPAQACAAPPRQYQLSPQVRDACGRASPASSARALHWWTPSSDGMPRAPGSSKLALAAVIESWTGERSLVNLTGAVGGGGLAWSVPLAPTVNATAMAHALARDALSGAGDAVILVATADGRVIAVRPHEVETAPVPAPSWERQVSALPQGRSVYQIRVPNTAFFGAHLVVASLEWTSATGARHVARLASTFDVVTIAGDEGVNAYNVELRAWLPEWR
- a CDS encoding SET domain-containing protein-lysine N-methyltransferase — translated: MLRVPTRLGPSSIHGLGIFAVERIPAGTVVWDFDPPIDQRIRVDDLAKQPDHVQRYAAVYGYREGEWIVLCGDDARFMNHSKKPNCQSHAGATIARRDIEPGEELTDDYETFDADWEKYRDSMRG